attttttttttttactcaGGAACATGGTCACGATCTAAATGAAGCCGTGAATGCTTATTTTAATGAGGGAGATAGGACCACGTATGCTTTCGTTCTCTTAACTTCTATGCATTTGGTCACGTGATATTATTTTCCTGTTCCATTTGATGTGACTGAAATTCTCAAATGAATGGTTTTCAGCACCAGAATCAATCAGAATCCTGtacctgccactgccactgccagtTATGATGACATGATGGAGCTGGATGAACCACTTGATCCCATGTTCAACAGACCTTTGTTCCCTAGAACTTTGGGCAGCCCTTTTGCACTTTTGGATCCAGGTTTTGCTGGCATAACTGCTGGTGATATATTTGGACGTGGACCCCGAGTGACACAACCTAGGGACGTGAGGCAGATACCTATTGAAGTTAAGGACAGCAATACTCAAACAGGCAGTTCTGGTCAGGGTCCCATTATTGAGGATGTTACTGGACGTGAATCTTTCTATGGTCCAGAGATCCATGGGACTGTTATAGTTGATGAAGATGACGAAGACTTGCCATCAACACCATCTGCTCATGATCCTATGATCCCAAGCAGTGCCTCACACCCAAACCATTCCATGCCAAGCGCGCCTCCAGTGGTTGATGTTAGTGACTATAACAATGATATAGAAGAAGAGATGATCCGAGCAGCAATTGAAGCTTCAAAAAGGGAAGCTGAAGGCATGAAAAATGTATGCTTCTGCTTTTGGATTTCGATTGTACATCTGCTTAAACAAACtttttaacaaaaactattgtgCACAGGTTCTAAGTAGTGGTGAATCTGAAAACACGTCACGTGGCAGAGGTGATGATGAGCTTGCTCGGGCAGTTTCTTTGTCCTTGGAGGTAGACTTTTAACTTCTAAGATGCAGCTCTGTATTTTTGTTCATATACCTATATCCGCAATGTGTTCTTTTGATGTGGCTACCAGACAGCAGAGCGAGAGAGAGCTCTGCGCCAAGAGGGAATGTATGTAGCAGATCACTCTCCTGACTTATCTGATAAAGAAGGCGACCAAGGAGGAAGTCGGATAAATGAAAGGTGAACACACATTTTCAAAATGTGTAGAACAGTGGTAGTGTGTGGGTTATTAGTTATTCATAATCAGTTAATGGCTCAATTTAAGTTCCCCtaccatttgttttttttttttggtatggTTTCATTTACATGGAAGCCGTGCATCATGCGGGATATGATATTGTTTCCCTGTTTGTTTGGGTCATTTTCGTGCAATGTTTTTAGCCAGCCTTTACCTACACAACCTTTGTAAGGATAATCTGTGTCTGGAATATACTTGGTAGCAACTGATTCCTCATACACGTCCATTCTTATTGTAGGCGAGGACTAACTGCAGGGAAAGTTGGAACTTCTGAGCAAACAGTAGATGAAGAGAACTTCCAAGAGGACAGTGAAGATGATGACGAACAACCTTTAGTTAGGATTCGTTCTAGGCGATTTCGAGGCAGAACTATTGAGCCAGCAGAAACTGTTCAAAGGGCTGACAGCCCCCCGTCAAGTCCTCAACCTCATGTTCAAATTGATCATCAGCATAATGGGGGTTTTCCTTCAGAAGAGGTATTCAGTTCCCATTATGCTTCTAGTGAGCTATGGTCTGCAAATTATAGTTTCAGAAACT
This DNA window, taken from Miscanthus floridulus cultivar M001 chromosome 13, ASM1932011v1, whole genome shotgun sequence, encodes the following:
- the LOC136500351 gene encoding plant UBX domain-containing protein 8; the encoded protein is MARPPQEAIDTFISITGADEAAAIRVLEEHGHDLNEAVNAYFNEGDRTTTRINQNPVPATATASYDDMMELDEPLDPMFNRPLFPRTLGSPFALLDPGFAGITAGDIFGRGPRVTQPRDVRQIPIEVKDSNTQTGSSGQGPIIEDVTGRESFYGPEIHGTVIVDEDDEDLPSTPSAHDPMIPSSASHPNHSMPSAPPVVDVSDYNNDIEEEMIRAAIEASKREAEGMKNVLSSGESENTSRGRGDDELARAVSLSLETAERERALRQEGMYVADHSPDLSDKEGDQGGSRINERRGLTAGKVGTSEQTVDEENFQEDSEDDDEQPLVRIRSRRFRGRTIEPAETVQRADSPPSSPQPHVQIDHQHNGGFPSEEWGGISSEEHDEAVMLEAAMFGGIPGGAPYPFSIPARGRSTRYPRVARPPSPSLTAQRLLREQQDDEYLAALQADREKELKAVQEAELRRVEEAAAREAALERQKKEEEEKLKKQREEEELESELAAKQASLPKEPLQNDEGAVTVVVRMPDGSRRGRRFLKSDKLQYLFDFIDISRTFKPGTYRLVRSYPRRAFTEGESQMSLSDLGLTSKQEALFLEKLSA